DNA from Zonotrichia leucophrys gambelii isolate GWCS_2022_RI chromosome 5, RI_Zleu_2.0, whole genome shotgun sequence:
AAAGAAACCTTATGTGACCTTGCAAGTAATGTTACCTGCTTGCCACAGGTTTGACATTGCTACACTTGCCacagtaaaacattttaatttatgcTTCCAAATAGCAACAAGTAGCACAATTCTGAGTATTTACTTCTGCCTTTAATAACATATGTCCTCAGtggatttttaaagtttgataCATATGTGTTAGCCAAACTACAGCAGTTCATTTTCCTACTCTGCTGTTTGTCAAATCTTGCTTCCCCCTTCCCATTCACCAACTCTTGcctttttcccttcagtttttTTACCTGAACCCTACAATCACTTTACACCCATTCTCTGCCTCCCTCTATCTGTCCTAGTGCCTTTctttaaaatgggattctatcCTGAGTAGGGACACTGGATGTGAAAGGATCAGGACAGAATGAGTATCCTTCAGCACAGCCATGTCTCCCCTGAGACACCCTACAAGAAACCTACCCAGAAACACCACATCTCAAACCAACAAAAATGCAAGAGTATCAAGAACGTTACATCCTACTtgggcttaaaaaaaaaatcttggaaaaagaaaattaggagTCCAGACTTTAAAATTCAAGTTTTTCCAAACAAATTCATTTTGTTCATAAGATTTCTGTACTTCAGAATCACTATAATTAAAGCAAGAATAGTTACACATGTACCCTATTTTCCCTTTACATAGAGctgaaaaattcaggaaaagtATCAGTAAGAGATTTAAGAAATAGCCAGAAAGAAGTACACAAGCTCTATTTACCTCTTTCACATTCAAGGGGTCACAATTCTCAAGAAAACCCATCAAGCACTCTGTAAACAGTGGTGCACTAACATCTCTTGCATGGACCAAATAACACTTGACAAGGACAAtataatttgaataatttttgtgtttctgtaatAAAAGACTACTAGTCACTCATCCAAAACAACACAGGAAAACATGCAGAAGAAGTTCCAAACCTAGAAATGTGCATCTCTTCTGGAATAAAATGAACtgctaaaaaacccaaagaaacagaTAATGAACTAGAATGACTCACTTCAACTGGAACTACTCTAACGTCAACTTCATTCAAGTCAGCGCACAGAGAAGTCACTACTCATCACAAGCACTGAGCACTCAAGATACTTGGAAAACTTGCAAACATTTGAGCTACCAAGTCAAATTTGTTTTCTCAATTACAATAATGCCCACAATTCTTAAAAGTTTTTACTAATTTAATAGCAGCAGCTTTGCTACTTGTGAGTAAAATACAGCACCCTCCTTCAGAACAAAACACTCCCATAACCAACAAAtcaccaaccaaccaaaattgaaaacaattctaaaatttaaaacaattccTCTCTTCAAGAAACTTATCCACTGCAAGAATTAAAACAGCCTGAAACTCCCAACTTAGGCTTCTTCTCAACAGGCCAAAACCAGAAGTGGAAGCTTTGTTAGAGCAATTGAGGGATTTTCTGATAATTTTAGGAAGAGAAGACCCCCACTATAGTGATCTACTCAGTTTAACACAAATATATTCAACTCAAAGTAAGTTGCTTTTAACTCAACACAGCTGCGACAGCAGGAAGATTATGCAATTGCATTTTGATTTCTATGTAGAaagattatttaaaacaaaaggagTCCAGAAGCTGGACTCCATGACCTTTATGGGTTCCTTTCAATTCTGGATATTAtcaatgattctatgaaaagtATATAAATtatagtttttttaaaaatccaagtttctccaaaagaaaaacttcaaagTATTTTTAACCATATGATTTTATACCCACAAGACATCATTATCCATGCATATGAGTAAGCCTTGAGAAAATTTAGTGGCCTTTAAATAAGTCATGTGTAATTCAAATCACAGCTGCATACCAGCAAGAATTTCATCTATTAGTTAAATGTAACTATGCTCTACTTTAACAAAACTTATTTCTGCTATTCAAGTACCATCAGATTTAAGCTaaaaaagtgacattttaaaaatgctacaAAAGATAATATTACAAAGGTCAGATTATTTtgagacaagaaagaaaatatctaaCTGATCAGGAACACTCCAGATTTCATGTCAAAACTATACCTAATACAGCGACTGCTGGCCTAAAATGAAAACCTAAACTGTAAAGAATGTACATCTAGAATCCACACCATAAAGCCAGTCAAAAAATAAGTAACACTCAAGCATGAAGATGAAACATTTTTCAAGTAAACTGCAactattattttccctttatttccctgttttgttccctttattctgtttttataGAGAACCATAAAGGTAGTACAACTTTCAACTTGATTACCTGTTTGCCCACACTAGGAAAATGCAGCAGTCAGCAGAACTACTATatatggttttctttttatgccCCTGCTCTAGAGTTCCAGCTAGACAActaagaattaaaaagaaatcacacCTTTCATTCACCAGCCCTAAGCCTCATTCCAATAGCAAAAATTGCAACAACTGAAAGAACCGGTTCTACTCAAGAACTCACaaagcagctttttccttaaaaaaaccacagcaccTTACTCAAATGGAAGGAAGCCTCCACATATAAGCAGAGATGAAAATAACTGGCATTTATTGAACAGCTATTTTGATAGACAAACTATATCATTCACTAAGGTTTGCTAGTTCCAAGCAACTTCATAGGAACTTAAgacaaaaaatcaaacaaatatagtttgaaaattttaaagcaCCTGCTTCAAATGAGGGTGTAACTCTTGCATATTTTGTCTCTTCCCATTTTACAATGCAGCAGAAgttgtaaataaaatttaaattaattgaCTTACCTTCTTATCTTCTTTTACTTTGTgaggtttctttttcatttttttctcatccaATTCTTGGTCCGATGTAATAGCAGGATTATCTATGCCACCCTTCCATGTTTCAACAGGTGAAAGAAGTGGGTCTTCCTCACTTCCACGatgccttccttttcttttacctttAGAGGTGGTAAAAGCCTCATCATCACTTGCATCCGAATGGGTTCTCCTATAGTAAGACTTGGCTTTGCTGAACAGTGTCTTAGACTTGTACTTGTATTTTGAAGGTCTTCTTTCCCCATGACTTTTGGATACTCTATCAGAAAACccattttcttcttcaccttgGGTATTTATAACAATTGAGTTTCGAACTTTAATAATACGATTCTGACTGTCCTCTGGAACGGCATAGATGTCATCTGCAAAGCCTTTATGTTTGTAAATCGTGTCAATAGGTTCAGCATAGTTGTCAGATTGCTCTGTATCttctggaggtgctgcaggcactCGAGAAGGCTGTTTCCTGGGGTTTTTGCCAATACCTGCCTCAATTGTTTTCAGGAGGTTGGGGTCCAGTTTTTTCACGTTGGTTCTTGGAACAAGCGGTTTCGGTTTTATCGGAGGAGGCACTTTATGGTTGCGTTCATGGTCGTGACAATTGATTGGCGTACTGTGAACAGGATACTCATTTCCTTCCAAATCCAGCCGGTACTTTGAACGGTCGCTAGGTGCTGGAAGTAACCTTACATCATCACCAATGGGACTGTAAGGCGGTGGTCCTTCAGCATCATCCTCTGAATCTGGGTAGTTATAGTCAAGGGAACCTCCTCTCGGAGACCTTGGAAAAACATCTTCACTCGTATGTGTTGATTCCCTTGTGCTGTCTGACATGTAGGAACTTTCAATCATGCTTTTCTTCTCTAATACATCACTGAAGAACAATGTGAAAACCTCCGTTTGACGATGATATTGAGACAATGAATATAAAGCTGTAAACTTAGCAGTAATTTCTGTTGCTATGTGTTCTCCCTCAGTCATGAGTTCCTTGATTGCTTCATTCTCAAAGAAGTCTGCCTGGCTATCAGTAACAGCCACCAACTGGACAGGAATTGTATCCTGAACTTCAGAAAGAAATGCCCGAAGCATTCCCATGGATGCCTTTCGCTTCGCAGAATAGACCAGTATATATCCATGAACAAGTTCATCTTTCCTTACACCAATGGAAGAATGATATGATAAAATAGTTATCTGTATTCGACGTCTCTTCTCACCTATTATTTTATCAAGCATTAAGGAATTATTCTGgccagcctgagcagcactACAGGAGTGAGAATCAAGGAAAGGTGAAAGAATAAGATCCACACTGAACGGATCGCCACACATGGCACACATGACAATCCTTAAGTCAGCTTCTGACAGATCTTTAATGGTGGGAACTGGACTTACAACATCAAAATTGTGTTTAACTGCTTCCAGTACTCCCCTCAGAGCTTGTTTTATTTGGGCCTCGTTAAACTTGCGTGGGTATGTACCAGCAGGCACATCTACAAAAGGACACTGTAACTTGTTAGCCAATTGCTGTCCCTGATGCCTCAGAATAGGCAGATTCTTGCTAACACTGTCCCTCTGGTTAGCCAATATTAATGTAAATGAAAGATTAGCCATATACCTGTCTCTCCTTATCTGAGATGCTTCAGCCCTTATTTTTGCAATGCACTCCCCAATAAAAGTCAGTGATTCAATAGAGTTAAACACGCAGAAACAGCCATGCGGTTTGAAGGCTGAGGTCCACAACTGAGTCAGCAAGTACGGGGATTTGGCATCAACTGGCCTAAGATCTAGTTCATATATTTTTCCATCTAATGCATATTCATCATCAGTGGATTGTGTCCGAATTTCATTTGCCAATTCTTGTGCAAGGCCATCTTTGCCCAAAATGAAAAGATTGATTTTATCAATGTTGGCACTATCATGGTATAAATTTGAGCGTCCGTGATCCTGTTGCAGAAGACTGTTGGCAAGCAACTCTTCTACTTTTATGTCCATGCAGTTTTGGCCACTGAGACAGGTTTCTTTAGTTGGGTGATAAACAAATCCTATATGTTTAAGCAAAAGAGATTCTCTATCAGGTGCAAGTTTCTGTAAAGCTTTGTATCTAGGTTCTTCACTCAGAACTGCATGAATTTCACTCATTTTATCTGTACTTGGTGTTGCATTAAGATCCAGATCGTAAAATAACTCTGAGTGTTCAAAAAGCATTTCCTGAAACTCCTCTTTGGCTTTTTCAACAATCTCCCTCTGATGCCTAGCATACACTTCCTTACTGTCTCCATCAGTGATGTATTTGAATGCTTCATCCTCCACCACAAAACATATAACTTCTTCCCATGGCTGTCCGGGTGAAATGAATTGGATTTTCTCAAGAGTCTTTTTGAATTTCTCCTTCATTTCAACCCTCCTTTTTTCAGATATAAGATGCTGCACATGGTTTTGATAAACTTTTTCTGCCTCTAGGGTATTGAGAAGGTCAAATGGAATCCTTCTGTCATTCACTTTATCTATGTGGTCAGTTTCATCCCAGGGTGTTTTTTCAAGAACTACAAAACAGGACTGGAAGTCAGGCCTTTTCTCCATTACCTTCAAGGCTTCTGACCAGCTCAAAAGTTCAATCTCATCAAGATTTGATAGAAGAGTATTAAGAGCTCGTGGCAATGCATTAATgtattcttcttttctctttctaatATGTTCCTGTTTAAGTTGCTCTATgtgttttgaaaatgtatttttggcCTTTTTTGTTCCTTCCAAATTTATGTACTCCTCATAATCAGGGTGGTTTTTCAGTTTGTTGCTAACAGTTTTCCAAGTTGCATGATAGTCTCTCACAGTTTGGACAAGTTTTTCAAACTTATCTGTTGCCGTAACAACTAACTGTCTTTGAGTTTTATAGGCATCCAGATAGGGGATTATTTTAGGCTTACCACGAGTTTTATCCATCATTTGTACCAGTGCAGTAAAACATGTTTCAACATTGACATTGAATCTTGCTGATGTTTCCACGACCACAAGGTTCTTCTTATTTGAAGCAAAGGCCTGAACCTCTCGCAGATAATGATCCACACATTCATCACATTTTGTTGCTGCTATTATTATGGGTTTTTTAGATTTTGAGAGCTGGATATAAAG
Protein-coding regions in this window:
- the ARHGAP5 gene encoding rho GTPase-activating protein 5 → MMAKNKEPRPPSYAVSVVGLSGTEKDKGNCGVGKSCLCNRFVRSKADEYYPEHTSVLSTIDFGGRVVNNDHFLYWGDVAQSGEEGIDCRIHVIEQTEFIDDQTFLPHRSTNLQPYIKRAAASKLQSAEKLMYICTDQLGLEQDFEQKQMPEGKLNIDGFLLCIDVSQGCNRKFDDQLKFVNNLYIQLSKSKKPIIIAATKCDECVDHYLREVQAFASNKKNLVVVETSARFNVNVETCFTALVQMMDKTRGKPKIIPYLDAYKTQRQLVVTATDKFEKLVQTVRDYHATWKTVSNKLKNHPDYEEYINLEGTKKAKNTFSKHIEQLKQEHIRKRKEEYINALPRALNTLLSNLDEIELLSWSEALKVMEKRPDFQSCFVVLEKTPWDETDHIDKVNDRRIPFDLLNTLEAEKVYQNHVQHLISEKRRVEMKEKFKKTLEKIQFISPGQPWEEVICFVVEDEAFKYITDGDSKEVYARHQREIVEKAKEEFQEMLFEHSELFYDLDLNATPSTDKMSEIHAVLSEEPRYKALQKLAPDRESLLLKHIGFVYHPTKETCLSGQNCMDIKVEELLANSLLQQDHGRSNLYHDSANIDKINLFILGKDGLAQELANEIRTQSTDDEYALDGKIYELDLRPVDAKSPYLLTQLWTSAFKPHGCFCVFNSIESLTFIGECIAKIRAEASQIRRDRYMANLSFTLILANQRDSVSKNLPILRHQGQQLANKLQCPFVDVPAGTYPRKFNEAQIKQALRGVLEAVKHNFDVVSPVPTIKDLSEADLRIVMCAMCGDPFSVDLILSPFLDSHSCSAAQAGQNNSLMLDKIIGEKRRRIQITILSYHSSIGVRKDELVHGYILVYSAKRKASMGMLRAFLSEVQDTIPVQLVAVTDSQADFFENEAIKELMTEGEHIATEITAKFTALYSLSQYHRQTEVFTLFFSDVLEKKSMIESSYMSDSTRESTHTSEDVFPRSPRGGSLDYNYPDSEDDAEGPPPYSPIGDDVRLLPAPSDRSKYRLDLEGNEYPVHSTPINCHDHERNHKVPPPIKPKPLVPRTNVKKLDPNLLKTIEAGIGKNPRKQPSRVPAAPPEDTEQSDNYAEPIDTIYKHKGFADDIYAVPEDSQNRIIKVRNSIVINTQGEEENGFSDRVSKSHGERRPSKYKYKSKTLFSKAKSYYRRTHSDASDDEAFTTSKGKRKGRHRGSEEDPLLSPVETWKGGIDNPAITSDQELDEKKMKKKPHKVKEDKKPKKKTKTFNPPIRRNWESNYFGMPLQDLVTPEKPIPLFVEKCVQFIEDTGLCTEGLYRVSGNKTDQDNIQKQFDQDHNISLESMGVTVNAVAGALKAFFADLPDPLVPYSLHQELLETSKIMDKTERLHELKEIVKKFHPVNYDVFRYIITHLNRVSQQYKTNYMTADNLSICFWPTLMRPDFENREFLSTTKIHQSVIETFIQQCQFFFYNGEIVEAPNAVACQPPPSNPVQMVEPMVPLQLPPPLQPQLIQSQLPADPLGII